One segment of Solanum lycopersicum chromosome 1, SLM_r2.1 DNA contains the following:
- the LOC101252308 gene encoding uncharacterized protein isoform X5, with amino-acid sequence MDNVPPGIPRDQWTSYVNYRYKKETQEVCNRNAESRKKQIIPHTGGSKANSRRRAEMMAETGQMPGRAELYLATHKNEDGAYVNEAAKIICEKIQQNLSQSTVDESIISPDDAVGKILGKEHSGRVRCLGLGVVPTRVFKQARPRFSGMNASSVSCPSNCQENYNKLLNSHIQMMAAFKSYMIMKEGALPEQFVGLFAPTTTMPGDVSDSNRSEPR; translated from the exons ATGGATAATGTTCCACCTGGAATTCCAAGAGATCAGTGGACTTCTTATGTTAATTATCgttataaaaaagaaacacag GAAGTGTGCAATAGAAATGCTGAAAGTCGAAAGAAACAAATCATTCCACACACAGGTGGATCCAAAGCTAACTCTAGAAGAAGGGCTGAAATG ATGGCTGAGACCGGTCAAATGCCTGGACGAGCAGAACTTTATCTTGCTACTCATAAGAATGAAGATGGAGCATATGTAAATGAAGCGGCAAAAATTATCTGT GAAAAAATTCAGCAAAATCTGAGTCAAAGCACTGTGGATGAGTCTATAATATCGCCAGATGATGCAGTTGGAAAAATTCTAGGAAAAGAGCACTCTGGAAGGGTAAGGTGTTTGGGATTAGGAGTTGTTCCCACTAGAGTTTTTAAACAAGCAAGACCTCGATTCAGCGGTATGAATGCTTCGAGTGTTTCATGTCCATCCAATTGCCAGGAGAACTACAATAAATTGTTGAATTCTCACATTCAAATGATGGCTGCTTTCAAGTCATATATGATAATGAAAGAAGGGGCATTACCAGAACAATTTGTGGGGTTATTTGCTCCTACTACTACAATG CCAGGTGATGTTAGTGATAGTAATCGTAGTGAACCCCGCTGA
- the LOC101252308 gene encoding uncharacterized protein isoform X6 codes for MNPDIEDTISDDIKFLAQGPAPYARRFTAYNINGFKFRTLSREQGLKTQNSGVFLMSNTSCVASCADRNARQADLPYYGKLEDIIELNYYGKFRVVLFKCKWADATRDRGFKRDVWNFNCVNFSKLIHSGDREDDDLYIEASQANMVFYVDDETDKEWSVAIHLQPRDVFDMGQVDEEEIFENEPYQQQEFENFFDVDYGNVQISTEEHMSEHT; via the coding sequence ATGAATCCAGATATAGAAGACACAATCTCTGATGATATAAAGTTTTTAGCACAAGGTCCAGCGCCATATGCAAGAAGATTCACTGCTTATAACATTAATGGGTTCAAATTTCGAACTTTGTCAAGAGAACAAGGATTGAAAACTCAAAATAGTGGAGTTTTTCTTATGTCTAACACTTCTTGCGTTGCATCTTGTGCTGATAGAAATGCAAGACAAGCAGATTTGCCATATTATGGGAAATTGGAAGATATTATTGAGCTTAACTATTATGGAAAGTTCAGGGTTGTGCTTTTCAAATGCAAGTGGGCTGACGCTACTCGAGATAGAGGGTTTAAAAGAGATGTTTGGAACTTTAATTGTGTCAATTTTTCTAAATTGATTCACAGCGGTGATCGTGAGGATGATGATCTTTATATTGAAGCATCACAAGCAAATATGGTTTTCTATGTTGATGATGAAACAGATAAAGAATGGAGTGTAGCTATACATTTACAACCAAGAGATGTGTTTGACATGGGACAAGttgatgaagaagagatatttgAGAATGAGCCCTACCAACAAcaagaatttgaaaattttttcgATGTTGATTATGGAAATGTCCAAATCTCAACAGAGGAGCATATGTCTGAACACACATAG
- the LOC101252308 gene encoding uncharacterized protein isoform X8 produces the protein MMAETGQMPGRAELYLATHKNEDGAYVNEAAKIICEKIQQNLSQSTVDESIISPDDAVGKILGKEHSGRVRCLGLGVVPTRVFKQARPRFSGMNASSVSCPSNCQENYNKLLNSHIQMMAAFKSYMIMKEGALPEQFVGLFAPTTTMPGDVSDSNRSEPR, from the exons ATG ATGGCTGAGACCGGTCAAATGCCTGGACGAGCAGAACTTTATCTTGCTACTCATAAGAATGAAGATGGAGCATATGTAAATGAAGCGGCAAAAATTATCTGT GAAAAAATTCAGCAAAATCTGAGTCAAAGCACTGTGGATGAGTCTATAATATCGCCAGATGATGCAGTTGGAAAAATTCTAGGAAAAGAGCACTCTGGAAGGGTAAGGTGTTTGGGATTAGGAGTTGTTCCCACTAGAGTTTTTAAACAAGCAAGACCTCGATTCAGCGGTATGAATGCTTCGAGTGTTTCATGTCCATCCAATTGCCAGGAGAACTACAATAAATTGTTGAATTCTCACATTCAAATGATGGCTGCTTTCAAGTCATATATGATAATGAAAGAAGGGGCATTACCAGAACAATTTGTGGGGTTATTTGCTCCTACTACTACAATG CCAGGTGATGTTAGTGATAGTAATCGTAGTGAACCCCGCTGA
- the LOC101252308 gene encoding uncharacterized protein isoform X2, with amino-acid sequence MGIREDLWADENGDFRLGAFTIPKDKKVTFLTTLKNILMPDGYSSNISRCIHLESKRIFGLKSHDCHIIMEQLLPIAIRNVLPNQVVAILVEFCSFFRHICLKNLSLMDLEKLQKRIVITLCHLEMLFLPSFFTVMVHLTVHLVDEVIQGGPVHYRWMYFVERLLGHFKSLIGNKSQAEGCIAEGQKIEEALTLYSRYFEDIESRVNRPKRVNDETNYDEVPERSSMFPRQGKVVGGFITFALTHLEKTQAHRYVLLNCASAKPFIDEFRQHIKRSSRGRKPSITEVEKRINREFTDWFPKRIMNPDIEDTISDDIKFLAQGPAPYARRFTAYNINGFKFRTLSREQGLKTQNSGVFLMSNTSCVASCADRNARQADLPYYGKLEDIIELNYYGKFRVVLFKCKWADATRDRGFKRDVWNFNCVNFSKLIHSGDREDDDLYIEASQANMVFYVDDETDKEWSVAIHLQPRDVFDMGQVDEEEIFENEPYQQQEFENFFDVDYGNVQISTEEHMSEHT; translated from the exons ATGGGTATAAGGGAAGACCTTTGGGCAGATGAGAATGGTGATTTTCGGCTTGGTGCATTTACAATTCCAAAGGATAAGAAAGTGACCTTCCTTACAACTTTAAAGAATATCTTAATGCCCGATGGTTATTCGAGTAATATATCTCGTTGTATACATCTAGAATCAAAGAGGATCTTTGGATTAAAAAGTCATGATTGTCACATCATTATGGAACAATTACTGCCGATAGCAATTCGCAATGTGCTTCCAAATCAAGTTGTAGCAATTTTGGTAGAGTTCTGTTCTTTTTTTAGACACATTTGTCTGAAAAACTTGAGCCTCATGGACCTTGAAAAACTACAAAAACGGATTGTTATCACTCTTTGCCACCTAGAGATGTTGTTCCTTCCATCCTTTTTTACTGTAATGGTTCATTTAACTGTCCATTTAGTGGACGAAGTAATACAAGGTGGTCCAGTACATTATCGATGGATGTATTTTGTTGAAAG ATTGTTAGGTCATTTCAAGTCACTTATAGGGAACAAATCACAGGCAGAAGGATGTATAGCTGAAGgtcaaaaaattgaagaagctCTAACTCTTTATTCTCGTTATTTTGAGGATATCGAATCGAGGGTAAATAGGCCTAAACGAGTAAATGATGAAACAAATTATGATGAGGTTCCTGAAAGGTCATCTATGTTCCCTCGACAAGGTAAAGTTGTCGGAGGCTTCATAACATTTGCTTTGACTCATTTGGAGAAAACTCAAGCTCATCGATATGTATTACTTAATTGCGCTTCAGCAAAGCCATTTATTGA tGAATTTAGGCAACACATTAAAAGGAGTTCAAGAGGCAGAAAACCTTCGATAACAGAGGTAGAAAAGAGAATTAATAGAGAGTTTACTGATTGGTTTCCTAAGCGG atAATGAATCCAGATATAGAAGACACAATCTCTGATGATATAAAGTTTTTAGCACAAGGTCCAGCGCCATATGCAAGAAGATTCACTGCTTATAACATTAATGGGTTCAAATTTCGAACTTTGTCAAGAGAACAAGGATTGAAAACTCAAAATAGTGGAGTTTTTCTTATGTCTAACACTTCTTGCGTTGCATCTTGTGCTGATAGAAATGCAAGACAAGCAGATTTGCCATATTATGGGAAATTGGAAGATATTATTGAGCTTAACTATTATGGAAAGTTCAGGGTTGTGCTTTTCAAATGCAAGTGGGCTGACGCTACTCGAGATAGAGGGTTTAAAAGAGATGTTTGGAACTTTAATTGTGTCAATTTTTCTAAATTGATTCACAGCGGTGATCGTGAGGATGATGATCTTTATATTGAAGCATCACAAGCAAATATGGTTTTCTATGTTGATGATGAAACAGATAAAGAATGGAGTGTAGCTATACATTTACAACCAAGAGATGTGTTTGACATGGGACAAGttgatgaagaagagatatttgAGAATGAGCCCTACCAACAAcaagaatttgaaaattttttcgATGTTGATTATGGAAATGTCCAAATCTCAACAGAGGAGCATATGTCTGAACACACATAG
- the LOC101252308 gene encoding uncharacterized protein isoform X7 yields the protein MDNVPPGIPRDQWTSYVNYRYKKETQEVCNRNAESRKKQIIPHTGGSKANSRRRAEMMAETGQMPGRAELYLATHKNEDGAYVNEAAKIICEKIQQNLSQSTVDESIISPDDAVGKILGKEHSGRENYNKLLNSHIQMMAAFKSYMIMKEGALPEQFVGLFAPTTTMPGDVSDSNRSEPR from the exons ATGGATAATGTTCCACCTGGAATTCCAAGAGATCAGTGGACTTCTTATGTTAATTATCgttataaaaaagaaacacag GAAGTGTGCAATAGAAATGCTGAAAGTCGAAAGAAACAAATCATTCCACACACAGGTGGATCCAAAGCTAACTCTAGAAGAAGGGCTGAAATG ATGGCTGAGACCGGTCAAATGCCTGGACGAGCAGAACTTTATCTTGCTACTCATAAGAATGAAGATGGAGCATATGTAAATGAAGCGGCAAAAATTATCTGT GAAAAAATTCAGCAAAATCTGAGTCAAAGCACTGTGGATGAGTCTATAATATCGCCAGATGATGCAGTTGGAAAAATTCTAGGAAAAGAGCACTCTGGAAGG GAGAACTACAATAAATTGTTGAATTCTCACATTCAAATGATGGCTGCTTTCAAGTCATATATGATAATGAAAGAAGGGGCATTACCAGAACAATTTGTGGGGTTATTTGCTCCTACTACTACAATG CCAGGTGATGTTAGTGATAGTAATCGTAGTGAACCCCGCTGA
- the LOC101252308 gene encoding uncharacterized protein isoform X3 — MGIREDLWADENGDFRLGAFTIPKDKKVTFLTTLKNILMPDGYSSNISRCIHLESKRIFGLKSHDCHIIMEQLLPIAIRNVLPNQVVAILVEFCSFFRHICLKNLSLMDLEKLQKRIVITLCHLEMLFLPSFFTVMVHLTVHLVDEVIQGGPVHYRWMYFVERLLGHFKSLIGNKSQAEGCIAEGQKIEEALTLYSRYFEDIESRVNRPKRVNDETNYDEVPERSSMFPRQGKVVGGFITFALTHLEKTQAHRYVLLNCASAKPFIEQHIKRSSRGRKPSITEVEKRINREFTDWFPKRIMNPDIEDTISDDIKFLAQGPAPYARRFTAYNINGFKFRTLSREQGLKTQNSGVFLMSNTSCVASCADRNARQADLPYYGKLEDIIELNYYGKFRVVLFKCKWADATRDRGFKRDVWNFNCVNFSKLIHSGDREDDDLYIEASQANMVFYVDDETDKEWSVAIHLQPRDVFDMGQVDEEEIFENEPYQQQEFENFFDVDYGNVQISTEEHMSEHT, encoded by the exons ATGGGTATAAGGGAAGACCTTTGGGCAGATGAGAATGGTGATTTTCGGCTTGGTGCATTTACAATTCCAAAGGATAAGAAAGTGACCTTCCTTACAACTTTAAAGAATATCTTAATGCCCGATGGTTATTCGAGTAATATATCTCGTTGTATACATCTAGAATCAAAGAGGATCTTTGGATTAAAAAGTCATGATTGTCACATCATTATGGAACAATTACTGCCGATAGCAATTCGCAATGTGCTTCCAAATCAAGTTGTAGCAATTTTGGTAGAGTTCTGTTCTTTTTTTAGACACATTTGTCTGAAAAACTTGAGCCTCATGGACCTTGAAAAACTACAAAAACGGATTGTTATCACTCTTTGCCACCTAGAGATGTTGTTCCTTCCATCCTTTTTTACTGTAATGGTTCATTTAACTGTCCATTTAGTGGACGAAGTAATACAAGGTGGTCCAGTACATTATCGATGGATGTATTTTGTTGAAAG ATTGTTAGGTCATTTCAAGTCACTTATAGGGAACAAATCACAGGCAGAAGGATGTATAGCTGAAGgtcaaaaaattgaagaagctCTAACTCTTTATTCTCGTTATTTTGAGGATATCGAATCGAGGGTAAATAGGCCTAAACGAGTAAATGATGAAACAAATTATGATGAGGTTCCTGAAAGGTCATCTATGTTCCCTCGACAAGGTAAAGTTGTCGGAGGCTTCATAACATTTGCTTTGACTCATTTGGAGAAAACTCAAGCTCATCGATATGTATTACTTAATTGCGCTTCAGCAAAGCCATTTATTGA GCAACACATTAAAAGGAGTTCAAGAGGCAGAAAACCTTCGATAACAGAGGTAGAAAAGAGAATTAATAGAGAGTTTACTGATTGGTTTCCTAAGCGG atAATGAATCCAGATATAGAAGACACAATCTCTGATGATATAAAGTTTTTAGCACAAGGTCCAGCGCCATATGCAAGAAGATTCACTGCTTATAACATTAATGGGTTCAAATTTCGAACTTTGTCAAGAGAACAAGGATTGAAAACTCAAAATAGTGGAGTTTTTCTTATGTCTAACACTTCTTGCGTTGCATCTTGTGCTGATAGAAATGCAAGACAAGCAGATTTGCCATATTATGGGAAATTGGAAGATATTATTGAGCTTAACTATTATGGAAAGTTCAGGGTTGTGCTTTTCAAATGCAAGTGGGCTGACGCTACTCGAGATAGAGGGTTTAAAAGAGATGTTTGGAACTTTAATTGTGTCAATTTTTCTAAATTGATTCACAGCGGTGATCGTGAGGATGATGATCTTTATATTGAAGCATCACAAGCAAATATGGTTTTCTATGTTGATGATGAAACAGATAAAGAATGGAGTGTAGCTATACATTTACAACCAAGAGATGTGTTTGACATGGGACAAGttgatgaagaagagatatttgAGAATGAGCCCTACCAACAAcaagaatttgaaaattttttcgATGTTGATTATGGAAATGTCCAAATCTCAACAGAGGAGCATATGTCTGAACACACATAG
- the LOC101252308 gene encoding uncharacterized protein isoform X4, with protein MFPRQGKVVGGFITFALTHLEKTQAHRYVLLNCASAKPFIDEFRQHIKRSSRGRKPSITEVEKRINREFTDWFPKRIMNPDIEDTISDDIKFLAQGPAPYARRFTAYNINGFKFRTLSREQGLKTQNSGVFLMSNTSCVASCADRNARQADLPYYGKLEDIIELNYYGKFRVVLFKCKWADATRDRGFKRDVWNFNCVNFSKLIHSGDREDDDLYIEASQANMVFYVDDETDKEWSVAIHLQPRDVFDMGQVDEEEIFENEPYQQQEFENFFDVDYGNVQISTEEHMSEHT; from the exons ATGTTCCCTCGACAAGGTAAAGTTGTCGGAGGCTTCATAACATTTGCTTTGACTCATTTGGAGAAAACTCAAGCTCATCGATATGTATTACTTAATTGCGCTTCAGCAAAGCCATTTATTGA tGAATTTAGGCAACACATTAAAAGGAGTTCAAGAGGCAGAAAACCTTCGATAACAGAGGTAGAAAAGAGAATTAATAGAGAGTTTACTGATTGGTTTCCTAAGCGG atAATGAATCCAGATATAGAAGACACAATCTCTGATGATATAAAGTTTTTAGCACAAGGTCCAGCGCCATATGCAAGAAGATTCACTGCTTATAACATTAATGGGTTCAAATTTCGAACTTTGTCAAGAGAACAAGGATTGAAAACTCAAAATAGTGGAGTTTTTCTTATGTCTAACACTTCTTGCGTTGCATCTTGTGCTGATAGAAATGCAAGACAAGCAGATTTGCCATATTATGGGAAATTGGAAGATATTATTGAGCTTAACTATTATGGAAAGTTCAGGGTTGTGCTTTTCAAATGCAAGTGGGCTGACGCTACTCGAGATAGAGGGTTTAAAAGAGATGTTTGGAACTTTAATTGTGTCAATTTTTCTAAATTGATTCACAGCGGTGATCGTGAGGATGATGATCTTTATATTGAAGCATCACAAGCAAATATGGTTTTCTATGTTGATGATGAAACAGATAAAGAATGGAGTGTAGCTATACATTTACAACCAAGAGATGTGTTTGACATGGGACAAGttgatgaagaagagatatttgAGAATGAGCCCTACCAACAAcaagaatttgaaaattttttcgATGTTGATTATGGAAATGTCCAAATCTCAACAGAGGAGCATATGTCTGAACACACATAG
- the LOC101252308 gene encoding uncharacterized protein isoform X1 — translation MDKSWIRMPRTTKEYLVGLNQFLEFAFKNGAIEDRIKCPCPQCCFGKWQTREVVFDHLICKPFPQNYVIWVMHGETSVLQNSKSREFTQDTLPPKNPVELLINEAFHGFRQERFDVGPSQIVAEEEILKDIPTSYDKDFFELLKDGREELYEGSKYSKLEFLLKLYHIKCLSSLSDKGMTMILDLLRDAFEFAKIPDSFYEAKKTINKLCLDYVKIDACPNDCMLYWGDDVNEETCKHCHTSRWKLHEKNTNSKVVARGKKKKKRPAKILRYFPLKPRLQRLFMCSKMAEHMRWHTEGGNKDGILRHPRDGEAWKRFDTTYPEFAFESRNVRLGLASDGFNPFGAMSTNNSIWPVILVPYYLPPWLCMKQPNSILSMIIPGPRMVGNNIDVYLQPLIKELNELWSEGVQTFDSSKNEMFRMRAALMWTISDFPGLGILSGWNTYTGFACPSCNFDMKPCRLTRSRKWCFVGHRRFLARNHKFRLMRNQFDGTVEERNPPKKLSGSDILQQVTNINVTFGRQEKLNDKIKRKRKKNRQSSVGEGSTKQWKKKSIFFNLPYWESNLLRHNLDVMHIEKMFLTILFTLC, via the coding sequence ATGGATAAATCTTGGATTAGAATGCCAAGGACCACAAAGGAATATCTGGTTGGTTTGAATCAGTTTTTGGAATTTGCTTTTAAAAATGGAGCTATAGAAGATAGAATAAAATGCCCGTGTCCTCAATGTTGTTTTGGAAAATGGCAGACTAGAGAGGTAGTATTTGATCATTTGATTTGCAAGCCATTTCCTCAAAATTATGTCATTTGGGTTATGCATGGGGAAACAAGTGTGTTACAAAATTCTAAAAGCAGAGAGTTTACTCAGGATACACTGCCTCCAAAAAATCCTGTAGAATTATTGATTAACGAAGCATTTCATGGCTTTAGGCAAGAGAGATTTGATGTAGGTCCATCGCAAATAGTGGCAGAAGAAGAGATATTAAAGGATATACCCACATCATATGACAAAGACTTTTTTGAGTTGCTCAAAGATGGAAGGGAAGAATTGTATGAAGGGTCTAAGTACTCAAAATTAGAGTTTTTGTTAAAGTTATATCATATAAAGTGTTTGTCTAGTCTAAGTGACAAAGGAATGACTATGATATTGGATCTACTCAGGGATGCCTTTGAATTTGCAAAGATCCCTGATTCTTTTTATGAGGCTAAGAAAACTATCAACAAGttatgtcttgattatgttaaGATTGATGCTTGtccaaatgattgcatgttgtATTGGGGAGATGATGTTAATGAGGAAACATGCAAGCATTGTCATACTTCGAGATGGAAGCTTCATGAGAAGAATACAAACAGTAAAGTGGTTGCTAGgggtaagaagaaaaaaaagagacctGCAAAAATTTTGCGTTACTTCCCATTAAAGCCAAGATTACAAAGACTGTTCATGTGCTCTAAGATGGCAGAACATATGAGGTGGCATACGGAAGGTGGTAACAAAGATGGAATTTTAAGGCATCCTAGAGATGGTGAGGCATGGAAGAGATTTGATACAACTTATCCTGAATTTGCTTTTGAATCTCGAAATGTTCGATTAGGGTTAGCTAGTGATGGTTTCAATCCCTTTGGAGCGATGAGTACTAATAATAGCATTTGGCCTGTAATTTTGGTTCCATATTACTTACCACCTTGGTTGTGCATGAAACAACCAAATTCTATTCTATCAATGATCATTCCAGGTCCACGAATGGTGGGAAATAACATAGATGTATACTTACAACCACTTATTAAGGAGTTGAATGAGTTGTGGAGTGAAGGTGTACAGACTTTTGATTCATCAAAGAATGAAATGTTTAGAATGCGGGCAGCTCTTATGTGGACAATTAGTGATTTTCCGGGACTCGGTATCTTATCTGGTTGGAACACATATACCGGTTTTGCATGTCCATCTTGTAATTTTGACATGAAACCTTGTCGACTTACTCGTAGTAGAAAGTGGTGCTTTGTTGGTCATCGTCGATTTTTGGCAAGAAATCACAAATTCAGATTAATGAggaatcaatttgatggaactgTAGAAGAAAGAAACCCCCCCAAAAAGTTATCTGGATCTGATATTTTGCAACAAGTGACAAATATTAATGTTACATTTGGAAGACAAGAAAAGttgaatgataaaataaaaagaaaaagaaaaaaaaatagacaaagcaGTGTGGGTGAAGGTTCAACTAAACAGTGGAAGAAAAAAAGCATATTCTTCAATCTTCCTTATTGGGAATCCAACTTGTTGCGCCATAATTTAGATGTTATGCATAttgaaaaaatgtttttgacaATATTATTCACACTCTGTTAA